AGAAAATTTGCTAAAAGCTACGAAAGCACTACCGCAATTCCTAGAATCCTTGGGGAAGACAAACAGGCTGAAAGTGAAAATCCGCAAAAGTGGATTACTAAAGAAACTTCGCTTCGCTTGTTTTGCCACGCGGATTTTCAATCCGCTCGCAATGACAAAAAAACAGCCCTTGTGAAAAATCAACTCAAACCCTAGAATCCACTTTTTTAAACAACGCACAAAAAACACAAAGCGTAGCTTCTTTAGAAAAAGTGGATTCTAGGAGCAATGCCCTTTTTCTATCATCGCGAGCCGTGTGCCATACCACCCTATCGTCATCGCGAGCGAGTGAAACGAGCGTGGCGATCCATAAAGGCGCAAAAGTGGATTCTAGAAAAAAGTATTCTGCTAGCGCAGAATGTGTGGATTACTAAAGAAACTTCGCTTCGCTTGTTTTGCCACGCCTTGCCTAGCGGCAAGGCTCGCAATGACAGAAAAATGGGCGTTTTCAAAAAAAATCGGCGTTGTATAAAAGCGGATTCTAGCCCAAACGATTCTAAGAATTGCGGTATTGCTTCGCTTGTTTTCTAAAGAAACTTCGCTTCGCTTGTTTTGCGTGATTTTTGGGGTGGAAGTTACCTAAGCGGTAATGACTACTCCAAAAATCACGCAATCAGGTGAATGCTCACCCAAGGCTGAATCGCTCGCTTAAACTTCTGCCAAAAATGCCGAATATATAGGAACATTTATTGCTACAATTAAGGGCTAGAAAGGACACGCGATGAATATTACTTATTGTGATCGTTATGTGCAGATCGAGCTGCTTAAAGGCACGCGCCTGCTCGATAAAGCCCTAGAATACGCACAAAAACACTTCTCTAAGCATTATCGCCTATCTAGCTCTGTGCTGATTCTAGATGATGGCGAGCGGTTTAAGAAAGATTATTTAATCAATTGGGCTTATCACGCTACTTTGCAGAGCGAGCATAGCACCAAGCTTCTCCCACGCCAGCCCTTGCAAAAAGTGGATTCTAGTAGCCAGAGCGAGCCAGAGCCAAGCGAGCCTACCGAGCTAGAGCAGATCCTAAGCCACTCCCACTTGCCCATACGCATTAAAATCACTAGCCCCAATGATATGCTAAAGCGCGTCAAAGTCCATATCCACCTAGCTAGCCTTGATCAAGTGCTTTTGCGACTTGAAGAAGATGATCGCGTAGCACGCCGCTATATCCGCACGCTTTTTAGCGGTAAAATCATCTATGAAGTAGAAAATGAGTTTTGGCATTAACGCCGCTGGGTATAGCGAGTCGATGTGGCAGAGTGTGATAGAGCTTATCAGCTCGCGCGTGATCCACAATGTCGCCCTAGAGTTTGAATACCAAAAGCCAGAAGAGGGCGAGGGCTTCCTAACGCGCGAAGAATACCTGCTGCGCAAGTGTTATAGCGAGCTAGATGTGGGATTTGATGAATCA
This genomic window from Helicobacter canis contains:
- a CDS encoding J domain-containing protein, which codes for MSFGINAAGYSESMWQSVIELISSRVIHNVALEFEYQKPEEGEGFLTREEYLLRKCYSELDVGFDESLEAVKKQYLKLAKIFHPDNALDKDPHTQEYYQDRFKKISHAYKTIKNAKIHKRATA